From a region of the Danio aesculapii chromosome 4, fDanAes4.1, whole genome shotgun sequence genome:
- the LOC130223177 gene encoding stabilin-2-like isoform X4, whose amino-acid sequence MQYPRVRGDHDHTLEAEDHHQMTLSGRDIEHHGKALILQALINVTHVRTRLGSSLTITGVPDLQNPQKMTSSGYINDRYVIDSNIFASNGMIHVLQDPLKAPPPPPPSFHPAHQAGMGIGILGLIILIVVAGFVGYNFYTHKTKPFQFHYFKEDEGEDVIPSESSPNISNPVYDAAPATKEQPPTEEDKHQVISSGTFDLLQDS is encoded by the exons ATGCAGTATCCCCGAGTTAGAGGAGATCATGATCACACACTTGAAGCTGAGGATCACCATCAAATG ACTTTAAGTGGCAGAGACATCGAGCACCATGGGAAGGCTTTAATACTGCAGGCCCTTATTAACGTCACTCATGTCCGAACACGACTGGGCTCCAGTCTGACCATCACCGGTGTGCCTGACCTCCAGAACCCTCAAAAAATG ACCTCCTCAGGATACATCAATGACCGGTATGTCATAGACTCCAACATTTTTGCATCCAACGGGATGATCCACGTTCTGCAGGACCCACTGAAAGCACCTCCACCTCCACCTCCATCCTTCCACCCGGCTCATCAGGCTGGGATGGGCATCGGCATCCTGGGGCTCATCATCCTCATCGTAGTGGCTGGATTCGTGGGATACAATTTctacacacataaaacaaagccATTTCAGTTCCACTATTTTAAG GAGGATGAAGGGGAAGATGTCATCCCATCAGAATCCAGTCCAAACATCAGTAATCCTGTATACGATGCTGCTCCTGCCACTAAAGAACAACCACCAACG GAAGAAGACAAGCATCAAGTGATTTCCAGTGGAACATTTGACCTCCTGCAGGACAGCTGA
- the LOC130223177 gene encoding stabilin-2-like isoform X1 — protein sequence MCLDRTVNRRKALGRLDYIYWRDGHLLRTGKEHRSEDGVIKTEHRQMQYPRVRGDHDHTLEAEDHHQMTLSGRDIEHHGKALILQALINVTHVRTRLGSSLTITGVPDLQNPQKMTSSGYINDRYVIDSNIFASNGMIHVLQDPLKAPPPPPPSFHPAHQAGMGIGILGLIILIVVAGFVGYNFYTHKTKPFQFHYFKEDEGEDVIPSESSPNISNPVYDAAPATKEQPPTEEDKHQVISSGTFDLLQDS from the exons ATGTGTTTGGACCGTACAGTTAACAGGCGCAAGGCTTTGGGGCGTTTGGACTACATTTACTGGCGTGATGGACATCTGCTGCGGACAG GAAAGGAGCACAGAAGTGAAGACGGTGTGATCAAGACAGAACACAG ACAGATGCAGTATCCCCGAGTTAGAGGAGATCATGATCACACACTTGAAGCTGAGGATCACCATCAAATG ACTTTAAGTGGCAGAGACATCGAGCACCATGGGAAGGCTTTAATACTGCAGGCCCTTATTAACGTCACTCATGTCCGAACACGACTGGGCTCCAGTCTGACCATCACCGGTGTGCCTGACCTCCAGAACCCTCAAAAAATG ACCTCCTCAGGATACATCAATGACCGGTATGTCATAGACTCCAACATTTTTGCATCCAACGGGATGATCCACGTTCTGCAGGACCCACTGAAAGCACCTCCACCTCCACCTCCATCCTTCCACCCGGCTCATCAGGCTGGGATGGGCATCGGCATCCTGGGGCTCATCATCCTCATCGTAGTGGCTGGATTCGTGGGATACAATTTctacacacataaaacaaagccATTTCAGTTCCACTATTTTAAG GAGGATGAAGGGGAAGATGTCATCCCATCAGAATCCAGTCCAAACATCAGTAATCCTGTATACGATGCTGCTCCTGCCACTAAAGAACAACCACCAACG GAAGAAGACAAGCATCAAGTGATTTCCAGTGGAACATTTGACCTCCTGCAGGACAGCTGA